A stretch of DNA from Pirellulales bacterium:
CGACGGGCGCCGTGGCCGGCGGCTTCACGGCGCCTTCGGGCCTGGGGTTTCCTGCCAGCATCACATTGGCCCCCGATGGGAACGGCCTGTTGGTGGGCAGCCTGGGCTTCGCGGCCGGCGGCGGCAATATCTCGCGCTTCGGCTTCGACGGCACGGCGCTGGGCCTGTTCAAGGCGGCCCAAGCCAACCCGGCGTTGGGCTTCACCGAACCGACCGGGTTGCTGGTCGTGCCCGAGCCCTCGTCGATTGTCCTGGCGGGAAGCGCCGTAGCGGCCCTGGCCATGGCTGCGATGCGTCGCCGCCGATCCTGAATTGACGCAACTCTGAGCTAACACCCAAGGCTTCTTCCTATGCGACTTCCGATGCATGTTCTGACCACGACGGCCTGGCGCAAGGGCGCGCTGACGCTGATGCTGCTGACGTTTGCCGCTTCGACGGCCGATGCCGCGCCGACGGTGTTCTTCAATGGCTTCGACAACTCGAAAGCCGCGCTGACCAATTCGAACGCCGCGCGCGACAGCCTCGTGGCCACGCTTAGCAGCTACGGCGTCGAAACGCTCGACGATCCGGCGCTCAACGGCGTCGTCGATCCACCCTTGGCGTTCCCCGGCACGGGGATCACGGGCACCAGCGACTTCGACTTTGTGGTGACATTTGCCACGTTTGCGGTGAGCGGCGCAAATGCCTTGCTCGACAAGGGACCCGACGACCGTGGAACGCCGTTTTCCGACGTGATGACGTTCAGCGAGCCGGTGACGGCCTGGGGCAGCTATTTCGTGCAGGGCGGCGACGGAAATGCAAACACGCTCACCT
This window harbors:
- a CDS encoding PEP-CTERM sorting domain-containing protein, producing MRLPMHVLTTTAWRKGALTLMLLTFAASTADAAPTVFFNGFDNSKAALTNSNAARDSLVATLSSYGVETLDDPALNGVVDPPLAFPGTGITGTSDFDFVVTFATFAVSGANALLDKGPDDRGTPFSDVMTFSEPVTAWGSYFVQGGDGNANTLTFRLENTLLGTSKDVMQPIGDHWPFTNVFYFGVTDTDPFNRVTMIESNDNDGILLDNILVGQVRAVPEPSTWVLLGTGLATLALIHRRRCA